Sequence from the Denticeps clupeoides chromosome 20, fDenClu1.1, whole genome shotgun sequence genome:
tactttttttctcaattttttttagttttgtttctTAGGTGTCAGCAACAGTTGCCGGCATGGAAAAGAGTTTTACACTTCCAGACTCTCCGAGACTGATTGTCTTAGGtaatgtacaatgaaccaaaatCTGTAAATGATTTAATAAACTTGGTCTGTTGTATTTCCAGTTTGTATTTTCTATAACATGTTtcctgtatttattcatttaggtgAAATTCTCACTGCAACTCAATGGATGCTGAGTATTGAGGGCCAAGTGGTCATGAATCCACACCCCAACTTTGTGGCAGgatttgctgctttgtttgcatCATACTACATCTTCAATCTGGTGTACCAGCATGAGGCATCATGCACACCTGAGTTTAtccagagataaaaaaaatactttactatgcatgtgcatatttatattatttaaatataaaagttaCAGGTTTCGTTCACCCAAAAATGAAATTTCAGTCATTAATCGCTCTCCCTCGTGTCATTCAAAAGCCATAAGACCTTTGTTCATCTttggaacacaaataaatattttttaaagaagtccAAGATGATTTCCCCTTCCATAGACAATCAATAAATAGGTTATATGAGAACTTTTTTTGCTTGTCATTTCGACGGATTCATTGCTTAAGTCAGATTCGTTTTGGTACCAAAATGCCGTTTTGTTGTTTGAGCTTAAAGGGATTACCATCATTTACTCATCATTTAGTTGTTCCAAAATTCTgagtttctttcttgttttaagatattttaaaatgttggtaaCCAGACAGTTGACAGTAGCCATTGACTTCCATGTTTTTGCCCTATTATGGAAGTCAATGGCTACGTTACTTGTCTGGTTAtaaacttcattaaaatataatcttttgtattcaacacaagaaagaaacaacttAAGGGAGAGTAAATaatgaccatttttatttttaggcaaACAGTCCCCTTAACTTTTCTTTAACTATTGCTTTATGCTTTAATCTTGAGTtgtttgtagttgttttgtaacagctgatttttttctgtagttgAAAAAGTAAAGTTATGTTACCAGTGACAGTGCTGAAGTGTTGTCAGGTGTCAGCTTTAATAAACAGTTTTCTTACAACAACTTTGAATTTgagtaattctttttttaaatctttgttttaatgcattcacaTCAGTATAATGGTAAAGAGCACGCACAGTACAGTTCACAGTTAAAATTGTTATTTACAGGAATTTCATAGTAAAAATGTTACAGCTACATCTTGGCTTTTGTTGAATTcacaggattttattggcaACTTTTGTTGCCAGGTAAGTACTGTAATTTagcataattacaaaaaaaaacctgtaatgcctttttacaagtttaattttataatcctgtaaaaaaaaacaaaaaaatactgtattctGCAAACATCAATTTATTGTAAATTGCTAAGCAGTATTATACTGTAATCCATTTTACAGCAATTAGCGACTATTTTACAGGATTTTATTGGCAACTTTTTTGCCAGTAAATTATTGTAAATTCTACAGTACGTTCTTTACAGTGTGTGGTTCAAGCAGGATTGTCTAATTAGGTACAGTGTCCTTATCCTTGTCACCTAGATCTGCTATCCTCCACGTTTTCAGGTTCTGGACCAGTTCCTTCTCCATGTTACCTAGCTCACCTGCTGCTGTAACTCCAGTCCCCGCAGGGTTGGCAGCACCAGACCCTACACCTCTTCCAGTTTTGGTCATAGCTGGGTTCGGTGGACAGCTccttctcccccctctctcttctcCATGTCTCCCTTCTCTCCCGCTtgtcttttcctctctcttgcCTGTCCTTGAGCTCTCTTAACCCATGATGCCCCAGCTGGCTTTCCTGAGAATAAGGACAGTCTGGTGCAGGCTATGTTTTTTTGGATGGGTGTAGTATGTGTTAGGGTAACCAGCCTGAGGCCTAAAGGAGGAAGGTCGAAAGGGCAGTCTACAGAGAATAACCAAGGAGCTGGAGAACCATCCTCTGACATGGACTGATGGACAATAACACAAAGCAGTCACAGGAGACCATGACCAAATGGCCAGCCTTGAACCTGCAAACttaagtccacttccttatcgctaggccaccacatctGTTATAAACCACAGCAAACTaacaaaaatgcttttgaatAGACCTACCATGGCACTTCagataaaacacatgaaaataacCTATACATTTGTTCTCTTTGTGCACTAAATATGTGGCCCAAAAACAAGGTACAGACCATATCTATACAATTGTACCCCTAAGTGGCAACCCAGCCATTTTGAATGTGAATGAGTTGTGCATTTGAATACAACTCATACTAAATTCATAGAGGGACTGGATGTAGCAGTGCCTCATGCACCCTGTACTCCTGCAGAACATCTAAAAGGACATCTGAGGGACATGGTTGCATGCCTTCTCCACAAAGTCCACAAAGCAGTGGAGAGTCATAGTCCCTTGCACCCTCAGTTGTCCATGGAAGAAGAGTTGGTCCACAGCCAGGACAGATAATACATTGTTCCTCTTGAATCAGAGGTTTGAAGCTTCCACCACTATCACAGAGTGGAATGTGGGTCGCACTAGTGGCAAAAAAACAGCCTCCTGAACGGATGTTCGGAGAAAGGGGCCCCAGTTCCAGAGCCCACTTGTTCACTTTCATTCTCAAAGAAGGATACCGACGACTCCAGGGCTGGTTCTACAGGGGTCCTGTATTTATCTCCACTTGCCCAATTTCGGACCCAAGTGCAAATCTAATAAAAGGCCACAAAtgcttacctggcaggggagattccgtgatcaagaaggcggttcacccagggcgaggctcagccattgcactccggctgtgcCGACCCCTGCGAATTGTGGGAATGttgactgcataatttctggtggTGGGGTACTGCGTTTGCgctttctttgtgttttctttgACTGCTGTATACAATTATTATTGCTGTTCACAATTTATTATCACTGCTTTATTTCCTCTGCAGCAGCACGAGTCCACAGTCACAAGAAGCGATCTGAGAGCAGCCGTGGACTTCTGATTATCGTACGCTCATGTCGAAATTTGCTCAATGGCGAAATGGGTGTAGAAATAATCGTACACccgtttttctgccatttgatAAATGAGACCCAATGATCTGACGAAGACTAGACACACCGAGCCTACATTTACACATGTAACACCAGGCGCACACAATCAGGGCATCAGGAACACAAACAGTGAACTAGTAAAGGAGCCAATTAACAGAACTAGTTTAAGGGTGTGTTTTCTGGGCTGGCCTGTGATGTTGAAAGCATTGACCTATTGATGTAATGGTTTTGTGGCATATCAACATGCTACATAATATAGGTGTGATCACGGGTAATATAGCATTGTGTGattaatatgtaaaaaaaaacatcactacgcagaaataaaaatgatatctCGTTACACATTACAGTGTTACTATTAAACTAAACTTGGAGTAATAAAATAACCCTATAAGATGAAAtcatattatgaataaatatttttacacatttcctTGTTAATTTTGACACTAAATTCAGTAGAATTAACTCTGAAAAGTCAACACTGGCCATAGTAATTTTTACTAAAATTTTGAGTGGGGACCAAATGTTATCTGAAACACAGTTTAAAATTGacactcagttttttttttactgtgtactATTCTCATTTGACATCAACATCATTCACTGTACATTTGCTTGCCAATGTCTTTTTGCTTTATATGGAGCCTGTGCTGTTAttagtaccccccccccccccccccccccccatctatATAGAAAATATGCTCTCATTAAGAGTACTTTTGTATTAACTGAGGAATAAATAAGAATTTAGAATTGTGAAACAAGTGAAGTCGCACACCTttagtaaaataaattaaaagtgaagtgattgtcattgtgcagcacagcacattctGAATCATTTGTTTAGCACAAAATTATTCACAATAATTGTATGACTAATTGTGTTTTATAACATCATAATTGTATTTCAGAATTGCAACTGAATTGCAAGTTAcattttcagttcagttcagtgcTACTGAGGAGCCAATTTAGCACAATCCTTTACACAAGCAGACTTTTTGGTCAGGCACCATTTACGACGTCAATTGGGTCCTCAAATATTTTCTTTCAGGCACTGTTAAGGCTACTAGGTAGGGGTCCTTTTGCACACGTGTACGATCGCCTGCTAGAAACATGGCTGATCTACAGATGAAGATCCTGCgaaagaaaattaagaaaagaagTGAAAAGAACAAGCAACGCAAGcaactgaagacacagaacgATTTGGAAGAAAACGGTACATTTAATTTCCTGTTGGAGTAGTATATTAGTTGATTCAGACTCGGAGAACGGATGCATGTTTGGCTCTCTCTTAAATAAAAGTTGTTTaatatgtaatttaatttgTAGTAGTGTAGTAAAGCAGTAGTTCGCTGGTAATTGAATGTCTTTTCGGTATAGAAGATGTTGGTACCGAGGGGTCTCCAGTCGACACGATTAAGGGGGACGCCGTGGCCCAGTTGAACCAACCCAGCCCGGCGATGAAGCCCGAGCAGAAGGTCCTCCTCGCACATGATGAAACTGCACCTCCCAGTTCTGTAAAGAAGAGAAAGCACACGAGCACGGGAGATCCGCAAGGTGCGTTTTCAGCGTGGGTGCACTGGAGGGTTTTTACTGCCATTTATTCGCAAACCTGTTTGTTCTTTTGTATAATTAGCTGTGAAGTACTGTTGGGTTGATAGCCTTCAACGAGCAAGTTTTCTGTGTAGGtctgaagaaaatgaagagtGGCCAGGATGATGCAGATGCTGATGAAGTTGAAGATGATGAAAGAGACTCGAGTGCCGAAATGGCAGAAGGCGATGGAGGAGAAAGTACCGGGGGTGAtgaagatggtgatgatggACCTGAGCTTCCTGCAGGTCTGACGGGTGTGTACTGGTTTAGATCAGACTGAGAGTGCTGTTGTTGGCAGTTCCATCGTTTAtgtggtgatagtagcctagtgggtaacacgctcgcctgtgaaccagaagacccacgttcaaatcccacttactaccttacTACGTGATCaggaccctgagtgtctccagtgggggactgtccctgtcatttcTGACTAACGTCGCTCTGAGACTTAAGTCTCTCTGACTGAATTTGCAATTAATCTCATTCTGAAATATGTTGTGACGAGGGTCTTGTAGCAGGCTAGGCAGATTGTCTTCATTGAgattaacaaaaagaaaagttaaTAATCGTATTTGCAGATTGGGTAGTGATTGACAGCAAATGTGCATCCTGCGTCCAGTTGACTGTGTGCACTCAGGTTAACCTGAAgcttttcctgtgtgtgtctgactttGAGAAGTTTCATTTACACCAAGTGATGTCTATTGCAACCAGGGGCGCTTTGCGGATCAAAGTACCAAGCACTATCCTGGTCATGTAGCACTGTTTTGTTGTGGACACATGCTCCCACGGTGTAGTACTACAGGGGTTGGGCTGCTGCGGTGGGGGTGGAAAGTGCTTCACGTTCTACGAAAGCCTAGCATTAACATTGGTGCACGTTGCTTTCAAGGTGCATTTGAGGACAAGTCCTTTGTGTCTCTGGCTGATCTGGTGAGTGAGAACACACTGAGGGGTGTGAAGGACATGGGCTTTGAACACATGACTGAGATCCAACACAAGACCATTCGTCCTCTTCTGGAGGGAAGGTGAGCCATTACAAATGCATCAATGTTCATCTCAATGCTGAGAGTTTGGGGGATCTGTTAGAGACTCAAGGTCTTGTCTGTGTATCAAAAACTGATCTTTTTGGCGATTTGTGTACTTTGATGTGCAGGGACGTTTTGGCTGCTGCTAAAACTGGAAGTGGCAAAACGTTGGCCTTCCTCATACCCTGCATTGAGCTCATCTACAAACTCAAGTTCATGCCCAGAAATGGTAAGATTGATTACAATGTGCATGTAAAACTGCCACGATTTGATTAATTCGCTGAATTATTTCAATAGGAAGTGGAATTAATACACTGGTGTGTTCTGAATGCTACATTTTGTGAGCTTTAATGTTATAATGAGTGGCCAACCACGCTCTCTCAAAGGAACTGGTGTGATCATCCTGTCACCCACACGTGAGTTGGCCATGCAGACGTATGGTGTGATGAAAGAGCTGATGACGCACCACATTCATACCTACGGCCTCGTCATGGGTGGCAGCAACCGATCTGCTGAGGCACAGAAATTAGCCAATGGTGTCAACATCCTGGTGGCAACTCCCGGAAGGTTGCTGGACCACTTACAGGTAACCTAGATGTGTTTCTTGCATATCTGAACGACACTGGTTTGCATTGGTTTATGATAGTAACCCTAGATTATTTGAATTTGCCTCTGGTTTCAGAATACTCCCGGGTTCATGTTTAAGAACCTCCAGTGTCTGATCATTGATGAAGCTGATCGTATTCTAGAGGTTGGATTCGAAGAAGAGTTGAAGCAAATTATCAAGTTATTGCCAAGTAAGTTTATCAGGTACACAGTTGCTGTTGCATTTATGCGTTGTTCACATCGTGTTTTACCATTTCTATTTCTACAGAGAGGAGACAGACCATGCTGTTTTCTGCCACACAGACCCGTAAAGTGGAGGACTTGGCTCGCATTTCACTGAAGAAGGAGCCACTCTATGTTGGT
This genomic interval carries:
- the ddx18 gene encoding ATP-dependent RNA helicase DDX18 isoform X2, whose amino-acid sequence is MADLQMKILRKKIKKRSEKNKQRKQLKTQNDLEENDVGTEGSPVDTIKGDAVAQLNQPSPAMKPEQKVLLAHDETAPPSSVKKRKHTSTGDPQGLKKMKSGQDDADADEVEDDERDSSAEMAEGDGGESTGGDEDGDDGPELPAGLTGAFEDKSFVSLADLVSENTLRGVKDMGFEHMTEIQHKTIRPLLEGRDVLAAAKTGSGKTLAFLIPCIELIYKLKFMPRNGTGVIILSPTRELAMQTYGVMKELMTHHIHTYGLVMGGSNRSAEAQKLANGVNILVATPGRLLDHLQNTPGFMFKNLQCLIIDEADRILEVGFEEELKQIIKLLPKRRQTMLFSATQTRKVEDLARISLKKEPLYVGVDDNKDTATVEGLEQGYVVCPSEKRFLLLFTFLKKNRKKKLMVFFSSCMSVKFHYELLNYIDLPVMAIHGKQKQTKRTTTFFQFCNADSGILLCTDVAARGLDIPEVDWIVQYDPPDDPKEYIHRVGRTARGIEGRGHALLILRPEELGFLRFLKQAKVPLSEFEFSWSKISDIQSQLEKLIEKNYYLHKSAQEAYKSYVRAYDSHSLKQIYNVETLNLPQVALSFGFKVPPYVDLNVHSSKGAKLQKRGGGGGFGYQKSKNMHKAKIFKHVNKGGKGDRRQFSR
- the ddx18 gene encoding ATP-dependent RNA helicase DDX18 isoform X1, producing the protein MADLQMKILRKKIKKRSEKNKQRKQLKTQNDLEENEDVGTEGSPVDTIKGDAVAQLNQPSPAMKPEQKVLLAHDETAPPSSVKKRKHTSTGDPQGLKKMKSGQDDADADEVEDDERDSSAEMAEGDGGESTGGDEDGDDGPELPAGLTGAFEDKSFVSLADLVSENTLRGVKDMGFEHMTEIQHKTIRPLLEGRDVLAAAKTGSGKTLAFLIPCIELIYKLKFMPRNGTGVIILSPTRELAMQTYGVMKELMTHHIHTYGLVMGGSNRSAEAQKLANGVNILVATPGRLLDHLQNTPGFMFKNLQCLIIDEADRILEVGFEEELKQIIKLLPKRRQTMLFSATQTRKVEDLARISLKKEPLYVGVDDNKDTATVEGLEQGYVVCPSEKRFLLLFTFLKKNRKKKLMVFFSSCMSVKFHYELLNYIDLPVMAIHGKQKQTKRTTTFFQFCNADSGILLCTDVAARGLDIPEVDWIVQYDPPDDPKEYIHRVGRTARGIEGRGHALLILRPEELGFLRFLKQAKVPLSEFEFSWSKISDIQSQLEKLIEKNYYLHKSAQEAYKSYVRAYDSHSLKQIYNVETLNLPQVALSFGFKVPPYVDLNVHSSKGAKLQKRGGGGGFGYQKSKNMHKAKIFKHVNKGGKGDRRQFSR